The proteins below are encoded in one region of Candidatus Poribacteria bacterium:
- the larA gene encoding nickel-dependent lactate racemase — protein sequence MRYGTGILPIEIPDKNVAKVLEISESTPLPDEVRAVREAIAQPIASQPLAEIGKGRASACIVISDITRPVPNKVILPPMLEILEQTGIPREKITILIATGIHRPNDAEELETMVGGDIMKTYRIVNHFSQKPEMHAYLGKTQNGTPVHIDKTYLEADLKITTGLIEPHLMAGYSGGRKAICPGIASVETMKVMHGPELMEHPKSAVGILEGNPFHIEATEIALMAGADFNLNVAIDKQRRITGVFAGDLVESHRVGAAFVEKHAKVTLPVAADAVVVSSAGYPLDTTFYQAIKGLLTAVEIVKQGGSILLVAACSEGIGSKPFTDLIFKTDDLTAFVRGLYNPANFVIDQWQLEELAKVARKADIYFYTDGIPYHQRAKLFVHPLKSAQEGVEELLTLYGEDAQIAVIPEGPYVLAKLAGN from the coding sequence ATGAGATACGGCACCGGAATTTTACCCATCGAAATTCCGGATAAAAATGTAGCCAAGGTTCTCGAAATTTCGGAAAGCACTCCGCTGCCAGACGAAGTCAGAGCCGTTCGGGAGGCGATTGCGCAACCTATTGCCTCACAACCCTTGGCTGAGATAGGAAAAGGTCGAGCGTCAGCATGTATTGTGATCTCTGACATAACGCGACCCGTGCCTAACAAAGTCATTCTTCCGCCGATGTTGGAAATACTTGAACAAACCGGCATTCCACGCGAAAAAATTACGATCCTCATTGCGACCGGTATCCACCGTCCCAACGATGCGGAAGAACTCGAAACGATGGTTGGAGGCGATATTATGAAGACGTATCGCATTGTCAACCATTTTTCACAGAAACCAGAGATGCACGCATATTTAGGCAAAACACAGAACGGCACCCCAGTCCACATTGATAAGACTTATCTTGAAGCGGATCTGAAAATTACCACCGGATTAATCGAACCTCACCTGATGGCAGGCTATTCTGGTGGTAGGAAGGCAATCTGTCCAGGAATCGCCTCAGTTGAGACAATGAAGGTGATGCACGGTCCCGAACTGATGGAGCATCCGAAATCAGCTGTTGGGATTCTGGAGGGAAACCCATTTCATATAGAAGCCACAGAAATCGCGCTGATGGCGGGGGCTGATTTCAACCTGAACGTCGCAATTGATAAGCAGCGTCGGATCACAGGGGTTTTCGCGGGCGATCTGGTCGAATCACACCGTGTCGGGGCGGCGTTTGTTGAGAAACACGCCAAGGTTACCTTACCCGTCGCAGCAGATGCCGTTGTCGTTTCGAGCGCGGGCTACCCGTTAGATACAACCTTCTATCAAGCAATCAAAGGTTTACTGACTGCCGTCGAGATTGTAAAACAGGGGGGTAGTATTCTGCTTGTCGCAGCATGTAGCGAGGGTATTGGTAGCAAACCGTTCACAGATCTGATTTTCAAAACGGATGATTTAACTGCTTTTGTACGAGGGCTTTACAATCCAGCAAACTTTGTCATCGATCAGTGGCAATTGGAAGAATTGGCGAAGGTTGCACGGAAGGCAGATATCTATTTCTATACCGATGGAATTCCCTATCATCAACGCGCAAAACTGTTCGTGCATCCCTTGAAAAGTGCACAAGAAGGCGTTGAAGAACTCTTAACGCTATATGGAGAAGATGCCCAAATCGCAGTGATTCCTGAAGGGCCCTATGTTTTAGCAAAGTTGGCAGGGAATTAA
- the minD gene encoding septum site-determining protein MinD — translation MGKVIVVTSGKGGVGKTTSTANLGTALALLGKTVAVVDADVGLRNLDIVMGLESRIVYTSMDVIEKQCELSKALVKDRRVDGLMLLAASQKNNKDDIQPAQMKAICEKLRANHDFVLVDSPAGIERGFSNASAGADEAIVVTTPDVSAIRDADRIIGLLQNERIEPINLILNRFSPELVGNGSMMDQADVLDILNIDLIGIVPEDSGVITSTNRGIPLVYEDTSPGSQAYMRIARRLTGQRIPIPDLEHKGLLTNLINWFTRKR, via the coding sequence ATGGGAAAAGTAATCGTAGTGACATCAGGAAAGGGAGGTGTCGGAAAAACAACCTCTACTGCCAATTTAGGGACAGCACTCGCACTTCTCGGTAAAACAGTCGCGGTTGTCGATGCAGATGTCGGGCTTCGGAATCTGGATATCGTCATGGGACTTGAGAGTCGAATTGTTTACACTTCAATGGATGTCATCGAAAAGCAGTGCGAACTCAGCAAAGCTCTCGTCAAAGATCGGCGCGTTGATGGGTTGATGCTACTCGCAGCATCCCAGAAAAACAACAAAGACGACATCCAACCGGCGCAAATGAAAGCGATTTGTGAAAAATTGCGGGCAAACCACGATTTTGTGTTGGTCGATTCCCCGGCAGGTATTGAGCGCGGTTTTAGTAATGCCTCCGCAGGTGCTGACGAAGCCATCGTTGTTACCACCCCGGATGTCTCCGCAATTCGGGATGCTGACCGGATCATCGGGTTGTTGCAAAACGAAAGAATCGAACCGATCAATCTCATCTTAAACCGCTTCTCGCCCGAACTCGTAGGGAACGGAAGTATGATGGATCAAGCCGATGTTTTGGACATCCTCAATATCGATTTGATCGGTATTGTCCCAGAAGATAGTGGAGTCATCACTTCCACAAACCGTGGGATTCCTTTAGTGTACGAAGACACTTCACCGGGGTCCCAGGCTTATATGCGCATTGCACGGCGACTCACCGGACAACGAATTCCGATCCCCGACTTAGAGCATAAAGGCTTGCTTACGAATCTTATAAACTGGTTCACACGGAAGAGATAA
- the minE gene encoding cell division topological specificity factor MinE, translating into MNISIKQLFGRRPKSSNIAKQRLKLVITQDRMDVDDRFMTRLHNELAEVLAKYFEFSVNSVQVSLKQKGNSYVLVADFPYKKFHDMNAGQ; encoded by the coding sequence ATGAATATAAGTATAAAACAACTATTCGGGCGAAGACCCAAATCCAGTAATATCGCCAAACAACGCTTGAAACTTGTCATTACACAAGATAGGATGGATGTTGATGATCGCTTTATGACAAGGTTGCACAATGAATTAGCAGAGGTGCTGGCAAAGTATTTTGAATTTTCGGTCAACTCTGTTCAGGTGTCCTTGAAACAGAAGGGAAATTCCTATGTACTTGTTGCGGACTTTCCTTACAAAAAGTTCCACGACATGAATGCAGGTCAATAA
- a CDS encoding ABC transporter ATP-binding protein yields the protein MAHIKLENIVKRFGDVVAVKDFNLEIEDKEFVVFLGPSGCGKTTTLRLIAGLENPEEGDIFIDGQRVNDLSPADRDIAFVFQFYALYPHLSVYDNIAFPLKAVKVSKSEIDTQVKRVAEILQISNMLDRKPNVLSGGEMQRVALGRAMVRQPKVYLLDEPMANLDTKIRVDTRAEIKRLQHEIGATTIFVTHDQVEAMSLADRIAVIHQGLLQQIGTPHEVYNKPESLFVAGFMGMPTMNLLGAELASQEGESVLRLSHTDVHLRLSPERQARISSVSQENGLVFGIRPEHITAANQPNGQSIPAHLHLVEPLGPVNILDIRLGTHPETQEPILLRVRTHPTFQVAVGDRVWLDFSEEEMHLFDRETEQAVWR from the coding sequence TGTCAAGGATTTTAACCTTGAAATTGAGGACAAAGAGTTCGTCGTCTTTCTCGGTCCCTCCGGCTGTGGCAAAACCACAACGCTCCGCCTCATTGCTGGCTTAGAAAACCCTGAAGAAGGCGACATCTTCATTGATGGACAGCGCGTCAACGATCTCTCGCCTGCGGATCGCGACATCGCTTTTGTCTTTCAATTCTACGCCCTCTATCCACATCTGAGCGTCTACGATAATATTGCTTTTCCACTCAAAGCGGTGAAGGTCTCAAAATCCGAAATTGACACGCAAGTTAAGCGGGTCGCCGAGATTTTACAGATATCCAATATGCTTGATCGGAAGCCGAATGTGCTTAGTGGGGGTGAGATGCAACGCGTTGCACTTGGGCGTGCAATGGTGCGTCAACCGAAAGTTTATCTCCTTGATGAACCTATGGCGAATTTAGATACGAAGATTCGCGTTGATACGCGTGCCGAAATTAAACGGCTCCAACACGAAATCGGTGCGACAACCATCTTTGTAACGCATGACCAAGTCGAAGCGATGTCCCTTGCGGACAGAATCGCAGTTATCCACCAAGGTCTGCTACAGCAAATTGGTACGCCACACGAGGTCTACAACAAGCCGGAAAGTCTTTTCGTAGCAGGATTTATGGGAATGCCGACCATGAACCTCCTCGGGGCAGAGTTAGCCAGTCAGGAAGGCGAATCTGTTCTCCGTCTTAGCCACACTGATGTTCATCTTCGCCTCTCTCCAGAACGACAAGCACGTATCAGTTCAGTTTCACAGGAAAATGGCTTGGTATTTGGCATTCGACCTGAGCATATCACAGCCGCGAATCAACCGAATGGACAAAGCATTCCTGCTCATCTGCATCTCGTTGAACCCCTCGGTCCTGTGAACATCCTTGATATCCGTCTCGGGACGCACCCAGAGACACAGGAGCCGATCCTACTTCGGGTTAGGACACACCCGACATTTCAGGTCGCAGTAGGGGATAGGGTTTGGTTAGATTTTAGCGAAGAAGAGATGCATCTCTTTGACCGAGAAACAGAACAAGCAGTTTGGCGGTAG
- a CDS encoding Cof-type HAD-IIB family hydrolase, which produces MKIPCRLAAFDLDGTLLNSEHKLAAKNREALQALAANDILVVLVSGRMHRSIQPISDQIGLENPIISYNGAMVRHATTGEVYHHTPVPADYAMAVVNDCIEQNLHLNFCLNDELYVAERNAWSDLYETRTGVPATPVGDLRELAGETPTKILLIHTPEKLQPLLESFQTNYAERLYVTQTQAEYIEFMNPTVTKGRALTALANQFNIPMNTVVAFGDSYNDESLLKTAGFGIAMANAVPPILACADHITTTNDDHGVAKAVRELIL; this is translated from the coding sequence ATGAAAATACCGTGTCGCTTGGCGGCTTTCGACTTAGATGGGACACTTCTAAATAGTGAACATAAGTTAGCAGCAAAAAACCGCGAGGCTCTTCAGGCACTCGCGGCGAACGATATTCTTGTCGTATTAGTATCTGGAAGGATGCACCGTTCGATTCAGCCGATTAGTGATCAGATCGGACTCGAAAACCCTATCATTTCTTACAACGGGGCGATGGTACGACATGCGACCACCGGGGAGGTGTATCATCACACTCCTGTTCCCGCAGATTACGCGATGGCAGTTGTCAATGACTGCATCGAACAGAATTTACATCTGAATTTCTGTTTGAACGACGAACTTTATGTCGCTGAACGGAACGCGTGGAGTGATCTCTACGAAACACGAACGGGTGTTCCAGCTACACCTGTCGGCGACCTGCGCGAATTAGCGGGTGAAACACCGACGAAGATACTTCTTATCCACACACCCGAAAAATTACAGCCACTCTTAGAAAGTTTTCAAACCAATTATGCGGAGAGACTTTACGTCACGCAGACCCAAGCAGAATATATTGAGTTTATGAATCCAACGGTTACCAAGGGACGCGCACTAACAGCCCTCGCCAATCAATTCAACATTCCAATGAATACGGTTGTTGCTTTTGGCGACAGTTACAACGATGAGAGTTTACTCAAAACAGCCGGATTCGGCATAGCGATGGCAAACGCAGTTCCACCAATCCTTGCTTGTGCCGACCATATCACAACGACGAATGATGATCACGGGGTCGCAAAAGCCGTAAGGGAATTGATCTTATAA